A window of bacterium genomic DNA:
GAGCAGCCAGGGAATCGTGGCGGTGGCGCGCGTCTTTCAACTGCCGCCCCGCGCCGGAAAGCTGGCGATTCTCTGCGAAAAGGTCTCCGATCCCGGCAACTGCGGCGCGCTGGTCCGCGTGGCGGATTTCTTCGGCGCAATAGAACTGCTGCTCGGTCCGGAGTCTGCCGAAGTCTGGAACCCCAAGGTAGTGCGCGGCAGCATGGGCAGTCTCTTCCATCAGCCCGTGCAGACCGACGTGGACATTGCGGCCTTTCTGCGGGAATGGCCCGGCTCCAGCGTGGCCACCGTGGCCCACAGTGGCGAGCCGCTGCATGGCAAACTGAATCTGAAGCCGCCCGTAGTGCTGGTCCTTGGCCACGAAACCCGGGGACTGTCCGACGACGTCGCCGCCCTCTGCACCGACCGCATCACCCTTGCCCCGCAAGGCAGCGCCGAGAGTCTGAACCTCGTGACAGCCGCTGCGGTGTTCGCGTATGCGCTGTCCTGAAACTTACTGAGGATTTGGGAAATGGCAAATCCGGAACATGTGAAGATTGTCAATAAGGGAACCGCGGCGATTAGTTCTTGGCGAGTATCCCACCCGAAACAGAAATTGGACCTTTCAAGAGCTGAATTCGAAGCCATTGATCTGCGAGAGGCAGATCTTTCTGGCGCAAACTTTCAGAATGCGGATATTGTCCACTGTAAACTGCAACGTGCGAACTTAACAAGATCGAACCTTAGTGGCGCCGCCCTCTGGGACGTAGATCTTGATGATGCCCAAATGTGCCACGTTTCTATGAACGGGGCACAACTCGCTGATGTAGCCCTTCGTGGGGTGGACCTTACTGGCGCACAAGTCATTACGACAGTTTTTGACACAGGCCTATTCGATGACGCCGTTCTTTGCCATGCAGAATTGGCACAAACGGTTTTTCTGAATTGTTGGTTCTCTAACACTCAAGTCGGAGGAGCGAAATTCGGCGGAACCGTCATGGCTGATGTTGATCTACGAGGCATGTCCGGTTTAGAGAAGGTGGTACACGAAGGACCATCAACGATTGGCGTAGATACGTTGTTGAATTCGCAAGGTAACATCTCCGAGATCTTCTTGCGCGGCTGCGGCCTCCCCGATCACGTTATCGCATACGCCAAATCCCTTGCCCAATCACCCATCCAATACTACACCTGCTTCCTCAGCCATTCTTCCAAGGACAATGCCTTCGTCAAGCA
This region includes:
- a CDS encoding RNA methyltransferase; protein product: MIEPYSAPTRKQVSDWSSLTQKKFRREHSEFLIEGDVCVREALRARVSLEAVLVLASEVEKWQEEFGSRPRFPVFTVNSETFGRISTVESSQGIVAVARVFQLPPRAGKLAILCEKVSDPGNCGALVRVADFFGAIELLLGPESAEVWNPKVVRGSMGSLFHQPVQTDVDIAAFLREWPGSSVATVAHSGEPLHGKLNLKPPVVLVLGHETRGLSDDVAALCTDRITLAPQGSAESLNLVTAAAVFAYALS
- a CDS encoding toll/interleukin-1 receptor domain-containing protein, with the protein product MANPEHVKIVNKGTAAISSWRVSHPKQKLDLSRAEFEAIDLREADLSGANFQNADIVHCKLQRANLTRSNLSGAALWDVDLDDAQMCHVSMNGAQLADVALRGVDLTGAQVITTVFDTGLFDDAVLCHAELAQTVFLNCWFSNTQVGGAKFGGTVMADVDLRGMSGLEKVVHEGPSTIGVDTLLNSQGNISEIFLRGCGLPDHVIAYAKSLAQSPIQYYTCFLSHSSKDNAFVKHLYDKLQDSGVRCWYFPETARTGESLRHEIDKAIRLYDKLVIVCSYNSLNSQPVIDEIEEGLKREEEEAVRKVKDEEKVARGELDYEDFAKRRYQERVLFPIMIDDYLLDGWNHKLQYVIKNRVVADFRKWKSHDSFSKQLDKLLHDLNAQDTASMIVRP